A genomic segment from Amphiura filiformis chromosome 10, Afil_fr2py, whole genome shotgun sequence encodes:
- the LOC140161921 gene encoding mitogen-activated protein kinase kinase kinase 20-like, translated as MAYVTIPRDKLKLVKRVAQGSFGTVYKALWDAHEVAAKRIEIEDGRREVSFLSKLDHPNIVKLLGYVDDDLDFYIVLQLCEGGSLRQYLNAHRGAHLGPRFYDWSKQAGRPIAFLKRMGVVHKDIKTPNYLITNGNILKLCDFGSAKELDVTISMATETASYPWMAPELLRDNILSPTYDIYAYGVVVWELWTTDIPFEGSDSPAILIWRICNDNERPPIPPNCPKAIADLLRHCWFTDWKKRPTMEQVMSMDIGLKMERKKMTITGY; from the exons ATGGCGTATGTAACAATTCCACGGGACAAGTTAAAGCTTGTGAAAAGAGTTGCACAGGGAAGCTTCGGTACAGTGTACAAAGCTCTATGGGATGCACACGAGGTTGCAGCAAAACGAATAGAAATTGAGGATGGACGACGTGAGGTAAGCTTTCTCTCAAAACTAGACCATCCAAATATTGTGAAGCTCCTTGGTTATGTTGATGATGACTTGGATTTCTACATAGTCCTTCAGCTCTGTGAAGGTGGTTCACTTCGACAATATCTCAATGCACATAGAGGCGCACATTTAGGTCCACGGTTTTATGACTGGTCAAAGCAAGCAGGAAGACCTATCGCGTTCCTTAAGAGGATGGGCGTGGTCCACAAAGACATTAAAACCCCCAACTACTTGATCACAAATGGTAACATCTTAAAGTTGTGTGATTTTGGATCAGCCAAAGAATTGGATGTTACTATTTCCATGGCAACAGAAACAGCGTCTTATCCGTGGATGGCTCCAGAACTTTTGCGAGACAACATCCTTTCTCCTACATATGACATCTATGCCTATGGAGTGGTTGTTTGGGAACTTTGGACAACAGATATTCCGTTTGAAGGCTCTGATTCACCTGCTATTCTCATTTGGAGGATATGTAACGACAACGAACGACCCCCAATTCCCCCCAACTGCCCCAAAGCAATTGCTGATTTGCTACGACATTGCTGGTTTACCGACTGGAAGAAAAGACCGACCATGGAGCAAGTGATGTCAATG GacattgggttaaaaatggagaggaaaaagatGACTATTACCGGGTATTga